The stretch of DNA TCCATCTGTGACTGACAGCTCTGCTCCAGTTTGGGCAGAGGGGGCTGAAACACCTCTGACTCTGACTTGTAAAGCCGCCGTCTTTTCTTGGCTTGTCCCCTGCGTCCGTCCTCCAGGTCTCTGCGGCTCGAGGGATCGTCCGAGCTGTCGTCCTCCAGCAGAACCGTGTGGGCTGACTTGCGTCGGCTCTTTGAGGACAGCGGGACAGACTTGGATGAAATCTCTCCAGCGGCCTGGAAAGGAGGCGGAGTCGTGGGCGGAGCCAGAGCGGTGAACGCTGGCGTGTTTAAGGTGCTTGTATTCTGGTTCTTCTTGAAGGTCCAGCAGCTGCCGTTCATCTTGCTCAGGCTGCCGATGGAGTTGAGGATGACCGTGGCTCTGTTGATGGACAGCTTTGAGATCTCCAGAGCTGGGTCTGGTTTACGGTCCGAGCTCGTTCTGATCCGGTTCTTTATGTCCGATGAGAAGGAACCCGCTTTGGGCACAGTGATGGCGTCGAAGTCCAGCGGACGAACCCGTACTTTCTGGAAGAGGAAGTAGAACTCTGGACTCGCCCGTCCTGATTGGCCGCCGATGGTGAGCGTGTCACCATCTAAGATTTCCTTTAAGACCCCTTGTTGGAGACGCAAGTCATTTACCCACGTGcctgaggaaaaaataaaaacttttagaaGAGATTTTATATTCTACATTGGAGCTCGTAATAAAATAACCTACACTTGTCCCAGAATGCAACCGTGTCAGTCATGTTCACATAAAAATACTATTTAGGGTACAGAGTTAAagcaaaatatacttaaaaaaataataataatttcagtattaaatattcaatttaaatatatatatatatatatatatatatatatatatatatatatatatgtatgtgtgtgtgtgtgtaaataaatcaTCAATAAAATGGTTATCAATATCATATCAATATATccatgtataatataaatatagttattataatatataaattaattatttttctgtatattttgaaattacaattaaggtttttattaaacttaatgtttgtataaatatataaataaaaaacatccattatgtatgatttaaaattatatataatttttttgcaattacacatctatacatatataattataaatacagaGATGcaagttgatatatatatatacatatatatatgcgtgcgtgtgtgtgtagatatGTGACCATTTATAATGacaatttcaatgtatttatataaaaacacaaactatacataaattatatgtatatgtgtgtgggtatatatatatacatttaatagtttcatatatatatatatgtattatatataagtGCAACACACACCATAACTGCTGCGGTCCTTCACTTGCACTCTCCAGCTCTCTTCTCCAGAGCCATCAGTTTCTCTTTCCACATGGAGCTCTGCATGGACACGGGACACGATCATGGACTCCAGAGTGACGTCACACTGCTCCGTGTCCCGTCCCAAACGAAACACACACTGGGCCAGTGCGGGCCAGAAAGTGTACAGGTCACGGACGGAGTCTGACGACGCATTTCCCTGAGCGTTACTAGTGTTTGTGTCAGACAGTCCAATCCTCAACAGCTGAAAACACGGCTGGACACCTGAAGACATTTTGACATCCCACAAATAACTGTGCAGGAAAAACCTCAACACAGCTGGCAAACAGCAGCTCTCATATCACACGGAGATAAACATCCTCCGCTGAAGATCCTCCTCTCAGAAACACTTTCAAATATGACTCTTATAAAAGATTATTACGCccagaaaataaaatatgacatgctaaaaaattattaaaactataaagatGCAGCAAAGGTGGATGAAATATTAAAAGTGCATATGTAGTGGCCAGTTGCTCGACTGCTGGTCTTCATTCTGGAAAACAGAACAGTACAGGCCTTTAATGCCATTaccaatattaatgtttttattgcaatttattttatttattataaattactaTATAAGTGCATACTACagtatatataactatattaaaaatttcaatattaaaatatttgaatattattactctataatacaaaatatgataaaagaaatatatatatatatatatatatatatatatatatatatatatatatatatatacacacacacacacacacgttatatatgtatatataacgtGTAACATGGTTTTACTCCAACAACACATACATATCTGTACATTGGCATTTAATAGCATGCCTTGATACCAAAATTAGAGAGTTGTGCATGGTCTATGCACCATCAATGCCTCTGATTCTGGTTTAACATTACTCAATGCATTTTAGCGTACAGACATCCTTCCGATTTGCTCATTTCTAGTTTAGAAACCTTTACAAAGCAGCTTCAAAAACTGCAAA from Carassius gibelio isolate Cgi1373 ecotype wild population from Czech Republic chromosome B2, carGib1.2-hapl.c, whole genome shotgun sequence encodes:
- the LOC127951604 gene encoding transcription factor 19-like, with protein sequence MSSGVQPCFQLLRIGLSDTNTSNAQGNASSDSVRDLYTFWPALAQCVFRLGRDTEQCDVTLESMIVSRVHAELHVERETDGSGEESWRVQVKDRSSYGTWVNDLRLQQGVLKEILDGDTLTIGGQSGRASPEFYFLFQKVRVRPLDFDAITVPKAGSFSSDIKNRIRTSSDRKPDPALEISKLSINRATVILNSIGSLSKMNGSCWTFKKNQNTSTLNTPAFTALAPPTTPPPFQAAGEISSKSVPLSSKSRRKSAHTVLLEDDSSDDPSSRRDLEDGRRGQAKKRRRLYKSESEVFQPPLPKLEQSCQSQMDVSKHSSSSIYSVPSNRQFSHILNISSHTKGDGISVSPLRLQKPCLSGPGRRPRAHSSPVFTTFRMGGENYNLTSPSARMSKNEKTRGVISRFQTSTGRRRGRPRKHPLPQPSLPPPSSSSSSSSSSSSSSSSSSEDEEVAVAQGVEPCAAARCHLPQQDTVQWIQCDDCDAWYHLDCLPHNHNRASLLLDPSADFHCGCH